A genomic region of Halococcus salsus contains the following coding sequences:
- a CDS encoding DNA-directed RNA polymerase subunit epsilon, with amino-acid sequence MTNGGTVPQSPSSTLDGDDEYEEFVQLSRLPGDSTVSRADLQRDETVRRWGLVTPSATRIGRAEAPEHDLSENIRRLHEERHPAMEGYSERAHRLEKLRLTHALCSSLGLTPWQRDRAIGTMVDLDLTAFGSQRAIPKVALVVIRHVVDLEREHHLGLHDNDWIAEQPPERLADLYEQFQSITDDEQFTELCEQHDLGVTNLNRLRRTLVDQLDEQGLHNAVYGRNPYRDPSLPDLVAGSSA; translated from the coding sequence ATGACCAACGGTGGAACGGTTCCACAGTCGCCCTCCTCTACTCTGGACGGAGATGACGAGTACGAAGAGTTCGTTCAACTGAGCAGGCTACCCGGCGACAGTACCGTCTCACGTGCGGACCTCCAGCGCGACGAAACCGTTCGTCGGTGGGGTCTCGTTACCCCGAGTGCGACGCGTATCGGACGCGCTGAGGCACCCGAACACGACCTCAGCGAGAACATTCGGCGACTCCACGAGGAACGCCATCCAGCGATGGAGGGGTACAGCGAGCGGGCTCACCGTCTCGAGAAACTTCGCCTCACGCACGCGCTCTGCAGTAGTCTCGGACTTACACCCTGGCAACGCGACCGCGCTATTGGGACGATGGTCGACCTCGATCTCACCGCGTTCGGAAGTCAGCGCGCTATCCCGAAAGTCGCGCTTGTCGTGATCCGCCATGTTGTCGATCTTGAACGAGAACACCATCTCGGTCTTCATGACAACGACTGGATAGCTGAGCAGCCACCCGAGCGACTCGCCGACCTTTACGAGCAGTTCCAGTCGATCACTGACGATGAGCAGTTCACGGAACTCTGCGAGCAACACGACCTCGGTGTCACGAACCTGAACCGGCTACGGCGAACGCTCGTCGACCAGCTTGACGAACAGGGCCTTCACAACGCAGTCTATGGCCGAAATCCCTACCGGGACCCGAGTCTGCCAGATCTTGTGGCTGGTTCCTCGGCATGA
- a CDS encoding TRAM domain-containing protein has protein sequence MVEISERMECLYSGSVEQHGESYRIEVPQNEMQNGSVVAGETYRVAILSTEQTGEESNSPSQSSSNTSESTTQSPPVEQGDKRTLTIESVGDQGDGIAKVERGYVVIVPGARPDDEVEVEIQNARENVAFAEVIETTSSTADEEA, from the coding sequence ATGGTTGAAATTTCAGAGCGGATGGAATGTCTCTATAGTGGGTCTGTCGAACAGCATGGTGAGTCGTACCGGATCGAGGTTCCGCAGAATGAAATGCAGAACGGCTCAGTCGTCGCCGGCGAAACCTATCGTGTCGCGATTCTCTCAACAGAGCAAACTGGTGAGGAAAGCAACTCTCCCTCGCAGTCATCATCCAATACTTCGGAGTCGACGACACAATCGCCGCCAGTCGAACAGGGCGACAAGCGCACACTCACTATCGAATCAGTTGGCGACCAAGGTGACGGCATCGCGAAAGTTGAGCGAGGCTATGTTGTCATTGTCCCCGGTGCTCGCCCGGACGACGAGGTTGAAGTCGAAATCCAGAACGCTCGTGAGAACGTCGCGTTCGCGGAAGTCATTGAAACCACGTCATCGACCGCTGACGAAGAAGCGTAG